From Alienimonas californiensis, a single genomic window includes:
- the pilM gene encoding type IV pilus assembly protein PilM gives MADDQPVWGIEVGQAALKAIKLRPDPVSGRVVAEAFDLVQHPKILSQPDAVPAQLIAEAFETFLSRNSLKGCRVAMSLPGQSALARFIQLPPVESSQIAKIVEYEARQQIPFALEEVIWDYQPLGGGLEEGGYTLEAEVGLFAMKRDQVEMAMAPFLDRKIEVDLVQIAPLALYNFLTFDRLGMREGKEFDAPDEYTMVCDLGADNSTLLISNGDKIWIRNVNVGGNHFTRALVKDQKLTFAKAEHLKCNATKAPDPRAVFQALRPVFNDYVAEIQRSIGYFSSVNREAKITRVLGVGNGFKLAGLQKFLQQNLQHPVERVDQFKSAVGDEVLNDATFRDNVAGFVVPYGVALQAAGLTRITTSLVPPEIIQERKIRKKKPWAALAAGVLLAGVSLGAAGYGNYAESVSEQLWAEPLAKVPEFKTKVDGFRSGYDEQLTKIEDIKSVGEELTKPASGRIYWPEVLRAIAAVVPADPTEELTKPIEQRESVLIKAITFKKEPDLSTWYATLPPLTKEVMNDMAKAEQEERKKAKAAADAAQYAAERAAAIARGEDPPPPPEPEPAPEPAADGETDPALAGPTGEGYVVTLKGVHYHDGSSPEDRDAGYLRRTVLANLREWTLNTPVGEVPVAKLGIRYPALLPITARQIPYDPEGRTVLGTPAFGGRGGGSEYGEESYDGPPDSSFGGRGTFGSEESGSDYGPAGQPAGRPPIDISALDSEEPEKNLKLVTEYPFTIQFVWKKTPPAERTELPSEDVPGAEGEAAASAPTYSEGA, from the coding sequence ATGGCCGACGATCAGCCGGTATGGGGCATTGAAGTCGGGCAGGCCGCCCTCAAAGCGATCAAACTGCGTCCGGACCCGGTCAGCGGCCGGGTGGTCGCCGAGGCGTTCGATCTGGTTCAGCATCCGAAGATTCTGAGTCAGCCGGACGCCGTTCCCGCGCAGCTGATCGCGGAGGCTTTCGAGACGTTCCTGTCCCGCAACAGCCTGAAGGGCTGTCGCGTCGCGATGAGCCTACCGGGGCAAAGCGCCCTGGCCCGGTTCATTCAGCTCCCGCCGGTGGAGAGCTCCCAGATCGCCAAGATCGTGGAGTACGAGGCCCGGCAGCAGATCCCCTTCGCCCTGGAAGAGGTGATCTGGGACTACCAGCCGCTGGGCGGCGGGCTGGAGGAGGGCGGTTATACGCTGGAGGCGGAGGTCGGCCTGTTCGCCATGAAGCGCGATCAGGTGGAGATGGCGATGGCGCCGTTCCTCGATCGGAAGATCGAGGTGGACCTGGTGCAGATCGCCCCGCTGGCCCTCTATAACTTCCTGACGTTCGACCGGCTGGGGATGCGGGAGGGCAAGGAGTTCGACGCCCCCGACGAATACACGATGGTCTGCGACCTCGGGGCGGACAATTCCACGCTGTTGATCTCCAACGGCGATAAAATCTGGATCCGCAACGTCAACGTCGGCGGCAATCACTTCACGCGGGCGCTGGTCAAGGATCAGAAGCTGACGTTCGCCAAGGCGGAGCACCTGAAGTGCAACGCCACCAAGGCCCCGGACCCGCGGGCGGTGTTCCAGGCGCTGCGGCCGGTGTTCAACGACTACGTCGCGGAAATTCAGCGCAGCATCGGCTACTTCAGCTCGGTGAACCGCGAGGCGAAGATCACCCGCGTGCTGGGCGTCGGCAACGGCTTCAAACTGGCCGGACTGCAAAAGTTCCTTCAGCAGAACCTGCAACACCCGGTCGAGCGGGTGGATCAATTCAAGTCCGCGGTCGGCGACGAGGTGCTGAACGACGCGACCTTCCGCGACAACGTCGCCGGGTTCGTCGTGCCCTACGGCGTGGCGTTGCAGGCGGCGGGGCTGACCCGGATCACCACCAGTCTGGTGCCGCCGGAGATCATTCAGGAACGGAAGATCCGCAAGAAGAAGCCGTGGGCCGCCCTGGCGGCCGGCGTGCTGCTGGCGGGCGTCAGCCTCGGGGCGGCGGGCTACGGCAACTATGCGGAGAGCGTCAGCGAACAGCTCTGGGCGGAGCCGCTCGCAAAGGTGCCCGAGTTCAAGACGAAGGTCGACGGCTTCCGCAGCGGCTACGACGAACAACTGACCAAGATCGAGGATATTAAGTCGGTCGGCGAAGAGCTCACGAAGCCGGCCAGCGGCCGCATTTACTGGCCCGAGGTGCTCCGGGCGATCGCCGCCGTCGTCCCGGCCGACCCGACCGAGGAGCTGACCAAGCCGATCGAGCAGCGGGAATCCGTGCTGATCAAGGCGATCACCTTCAAGAAGGAGCCGGACCTCTCCACCTGGTACGCGACCCTGCCGCCGCTGACCAAGGAGGTCATGAACGACATGGCGAAGGCGGAGCAGGAAGAGCGGAAGAAGGCGAAGGCCGCCGCCGACGCCGCCCAATACGCCGCCGAGAGGGCCGCCGCGATCGCCCGGGGCGAAGACCCGCCGCCCCCGCCCGAACCGGAGCCCGCCCCCGAGCCCGCCGCGGACGGCGAGACCGATCCGGCTCTCGCCGGACCGACGGGCGAAGGTTACGTGGTGACGCTGAAGGGCGTGCATTACCACGACGGGTCCTCCCCGGAGGATCGCGACGCCGGCTACCTCCGCCGCACCGTGCTGGCCAACCTGCGGGAATGGACGCTGAACACCCCCGTCGGCGAGGTTCCCGTGGCGAAGCTGGGCATCCGGTACCCGGCGCTGCTGCCGATCACGGCCCGGCAGATCCCCTACGACCCTGAGGGTCGCACCGTCCTCGGCACGCCCGCGTTCGGCGGACGCGGCGGGGGCAGCGAGTATGGGGAGGAAAGCTACGACGGTCCGCCGGACTCCTCCTTCGGCGGCCGCGGCACGTTCGGCAGTGAGGAGTCCGGATCGGACTACGGTCCCGCCGGGCAGCCGGCGGGACGTCCGCCGATCGACATCTCCGCCCTCGACTCCGAGGAGCCGGAGAAGAATCTCAAACTGGTGACCGAGTACCCCTTCACCATCCAGTTCGTCTGGAAGAAGACCCCCCCGGCGGAACGGACCGAGCTCCCCAGCGAGGACGTGCCGGGCGCCGAAGGCGAGGCCGCCGCCTCCGCGCCGACTTACTCCGAAGGGGCCTGA